The following are encoded together in the Sphaerodactylus townsendi isolate TG3544 linkage group LG12, MPM_Stown_v2.3, whole genome shotgun sequence genome:
- the LOC125442287 gene encoding uncharacterized protein LOC125442287, producing MEATEQKVQLQQRYWVTKDSKAKLLQVGAKCVDTVPHKEHYYDTALDELAMAQVWLCQRNQQWCLIAGPQDQVTRENTGTCESVSDTNELLYQSRAEVQNSKSTLYKNSKEKKPTPLECLDSQNNQHHDLNKTQKYVEPTYTELLGEQEIMMYLTNFLRIDLTIEEKRNMAMEDFLRRAGIDHYASNLTAYQSTYKLCDRYTVIIQREDSSLKESAVVLLDVDISSICKGFEEIETLANYLGFEHQAIQREQELSHREIEQTI from the coding sequence ATGGAAGCAACAGAACAAAAAGTTCAACTTCAACAACGGTATTGGGTAACAAAAGATAGTAAAGCCAAGCTGCTGCAAGTGGGTGCCAAGTGTGTGGATACTGTTCCTCACAAAGAGCACTATTATGATACTGCTTTAGATGAGCTAGCAATGGCTCAAGTGTGGCTATGTCAAAGAAATCAGCAATGGTGCCTCATAGCAGGGCCTCAGGATCAAGTTACTAGAGAAAATACTGGTACCTGTGAATCAGTTTCTGATACGAATGAACTTTTATACCAGAGCAGAGCAGAGGTCCAAAACTCCAAATCCACTCTCTACAAGaactcaaaagaaaagaaaccaacaCCATTAGAATGTCTTGACAGTCAAAACAATCAGCACCATGATTTGAATAAAACACAAAAGTATGTAGAACCTACATATACTGAATTATTGGGAGAGCAGGAGATAATGATGTATTTGACAAACTTTCTTCGCATTGACCTGACAAttgaggaaaaaagaaacatggCCATGGAAGACTTTTTGAGGCGGGCTGGTATTGATCATTATGCAAGCAACCTTACTGCCTATCAGTCTACATACAAGCTGTGTGACCGGTACACCGTTATAATACAAAGGGAGGACAGCTCTTTGAAGGAATCTGCAGTTGTACTGTTAGATGTGGATATTTCAAGCATATGCAAAGGTTTTGAAGAAATTGAGACTTTAGCAAATTACCTGGGATTTGAACATCAAGCAATTCAAAGAGAACAAGAGTTGTCACATAGAGAGATTGAGCAAACAATATAA